From the Argentina anserina chromosome 3, drPotAnse1.1, whole genome shotgun sequence genome, the window ACGACATCGTTTTGTGGAGGAGGCTGGGGTTTTGGGTTTAAGATGAAAGAGTGATGAGAGTAATGACTAGTGAGTGTAAAGGTGGGAGTAGAAGTGACGGTAGATTTCTAACCAAAAAAGAAGTGACGGTAGATATTGTGGACTGGGCTTGGGCCGAAGGTAATTATTGTTGGGCCCAAccgtttttgttaatttcttaaaatgaagttatttttattaacTGGTGcatgtttagagtttaggcTCTATGTGCTCTATTTATATTCTATGATCTTAttaatcaagtcttgagaGTAGCCGCACCGACTCTGCtttagagaaaaaaattgGAGAGTAGAGACATGCACTTGTGCTAATATACTAATTAGatattatatatgaagagaaaatattatattatttttctcaaaaaaaataaataaattacctATTAATTATTGATTCACTTACACACGGTGCGTATAAATTCTTTTGTTTATAGAATGGTAATGAAATACAATGCGGTATCGACACTAGAAATTGATACATAAGAGGACTTTGGAGCACTATCGTTCTCTGTACCTTGGTACATAAGAGTTCATTGTACAACTTCTGAACATAGTGATCTATATGTAGTAGTTAGATATGTACATAATTCTGTTAGAAGTTTATATCTTAGAATCAAATAGCAGGAACTGCCTACAGGAAGAGAATATGTCAGAGGCACCTTCATTCTTTTGATTCATTTTTCAGTCAACAAGACCAAAGACCATGACATGAACAACATGCACAATGTAGATTATTAGCTTATTACCACTCTTAATCTAGTAGaaataacaaatataaattCTTCTGTCTCTAGTTAGTTAGTCTATAAAGTATGAATTGTGCCGCCTTTGATTTTTCACAGCTGCAGCATCCAATTTCTTCCCTTTCTTTGCCTTCTTCTTCATAACACAAAATGGCATGAAATCCTTGTGAGCAGAACTTATATGAAGAAGTGCCCCAAGTAGGCAAATACACTCCCACTTTGTAAAATGTTTGTTGATCATTACCTGATCGATATGGAATTTGAAGGCTCTGCCTTGGATGAGCTATACTTGAGCCCTGATCAAGAAGGCAGCGGCGGAGGAGGAAGGATGGGTCACCGGAGATACAACGACGAAAAAGATGATTCCAAGTACACATCCAAGAACCTCAATGCCGAAAGGAAGAGAAGGGCGAAGCTAAGTGACAGGCTCCTCAAGCTACGATCATTAGTCCCTATTATCACAAATGCAAGTACTCAAAAGCTTTTTACTTAATTGCACTAGAAAAATATTATAGATCCTGACTTAAGTTTTTGCTTGTTTCAGATGAATAAAGCGACTATCATAGATGACTCGATCACTTATATTCATGAGCTGCAGAAGAATGTGAACATGCTCCAGTACCAGCTCTTTGAGTTGGAAGCATTGTCTTCCCTGGAGGTACCGGAGCCAAAGTCGAGGAAAGAAGAAGTTGATGCTGCAGAAAAGATGAAGAACTGTGGGATTCAGGTACTAATGGTCTGAATATTGGAACACGAATACTCTTCTACCTAGTTAATGTTAATTACTAGTGATTTGATTTGCAGGCAGAGGTTAATGTGACTCAAATTGATGGGAACAAACTTTGGATAAAGGCGGTCTTTGCGAAGAAAAGAGGCGGATTCACCAAACTGATGGAGGCCATGACTGAGTTTGGCTTTGAACTCACTGATACCAGTGTCACTACCTCCAGTGGAGCAATGATGGTCTCATCATGTGTTATAGTAAGTACTGAGAAAAACTCCAAACCGAGTACTCTTCTGTGGTTTATTTCTTAATAGCTAAATGCCAAGTCGAAGTGAGCTCTGCACAGTATAGAATATAGCTTGATAAAACAGTATAAACTTGATTAATAATGCAAAGTTAACATCGATCTTATTGATTTCAGGGATTCCATTGCGATGCGCTTGCAGTCGAGCAAACCAGGGAACTGATGCTGGACATCATTAACGGCATATAGCTAGAGCTAATGGAAGTAATGAAGTACCATAAAGAAGTATTACACATCTCTTTTCAAGTTCATATTAAAGCATTAAATACTTGGTATCTGTGTTTGGTTGGGATATGCCAGCCCTAATGTTATACCTTGGTTAAGAAAATGGAAAACCGTGTTAATTGTTTTACTTTGGTTAACATTGACATATATAAAACTTGATTACTTTTCCTTGCACCAAATCAAAGTAAAAATGAACGGAAAGAATCGTTATACTTAATACTTATACCTCAGTACTGATAAAAGAGGCAATGAATGAAGCAGGATTGGTACAAGAAAACATAACAAGGATGATATATTGTTCAAACCTGCACGTTGAGGAGAAGCCAAAAGTACAACCAAATCAAAGTACTTTTCCCTCCACCAAATCAAAGTACAAGTGAACAAAAAATATCATTATACTTGATTATACCTCAGTACTGATAAAAGAGGCAATGGATGAAGCAGGATTGGTACAAGAAAACATAACAAGGATGAAATATTGTTCAAACCTGCATGTTGAGGAGAAGCCAGAAGCTCAGTGACAGGTTCCTCGCACAACTAACATAGTACCGGCTATTAAAGATGCAAGTACTCAAAGCCCTTGATTGCATATATGATGCAAGTATCCAGGAGCTTGAGATAATTGTGACAAAGCCATGGTAGTTTcactaaaaaaaaacactaccTATTTTATGGTTATAACTTAAACTTAATGCTAACTCGAAGTGCAGTAAGGTCATAAATGAACATACTTGATATTAGATACCTGGTGTAATGAATAGATCATACAAAGTTTATACAAGTTACAATGACTTCAGAGACTCCAATGTGTCAAACTTGCAGTTGAGCGAAATCAGGCCGGGTTGATATAACAGTACACACATTCGTTTTACATTAATCAAAGTAACAGATATCAGATTGACGTTGCTTACTGCTCAATCATAGTGTTAGTGACATATAAAAATCACGGTGACAATATTATGTattacttaattagatgaatgtAAAACTCAAAGAAATGGGAAAGTAATGAAGAATTGCATAGATTACAGCTCCAAGCAAAGACATAGTAGCTGCATAAACCAAACTACTTTAATTTTCATTATCAATGAGTCAGAAGACTATGTTGGTTGAACCTCAAACCTGTTGATTTTATATTCAAAGACAACGAAAGTTGGGGTGGCCAATGTCATGCTCTTTAGAGATAAACTAGAATTAAAATCACAAGCAAATACTCACAACCATCTTAAGAGAAGGAACTCCCAAGAGTCTATCATTTGATTCCAAATACAATACTCGGTATTCCTTTTATACAACACTAACAGCTTCTACAAACATTAACCCTTATTTTTCTTACTACAAGAAAACAcaccacaaaaacaaaattctaaGATTATCTgtcattgaaaatttgaaacgATCCTCATCTCTGGTCTGAATTTTAGTTTTCTGCTCCCATACTCCCGTCGAAATCAAGAATTCTTGCAGCATCCTTAGCCGCAGACTTGAAACCAAATACTAATGGAATCCAAGTTCCATGCTTGCACTGAAAACCACAAGTATTCAAGCAAAAGCCACACATAATATATGAGACCTAGTATCACAACCAACTACCACAACCAACATAAGGAACAGAACTCCAAAGTTCTAtcatttgattccaaatcttCTTACTTTTTACAACCCTATTAGTTTCTATCAACATTAACATTCAGTTTACTGCAAAAACAACCACACGATAATAAGAGCCAGAAAATTATCTGTCAACGAAACAGAGCGACGATCACTCATCTTTGCGCCTCAAATTCAGTTTTCATCACCACATCCTCATTCACTGAAACCCCTGcatcaatttcaattctatcACACTCTAATCCAAATCAAGAACACCAATCTATCCaaattggggaacagagattGTAAATTTGGAGTTACCTTGAGGGTTACAAAGAGGAGGGTCttcaaagagagaaagagaaagctgCTTATGGGCAACACCAATATCAAACAGAATCAACCCAGAAGATGGATCAGAAACTGAGATTCCTTTGACCGGTAACCACAGAAAGAGCTCTTCTTGGATCAGACCCTCCAAGCCTTTAAGCCCTCCAAAGCTGAGATTGGCTCTGACTGTGTTGTCGAAGTAGACCCGGTTCTCAAACTTGGCCATGCAAGAAGAGTCCAGATGGACCTCCAGGCGGCCCATCGGGTCGAGGTTGTAGGACTTGACGGTGTTGGGGAAGAGGCCGCCGGGGAGGCCATGGCTTTGGAGAAGGCTGTGGAGTGATGAGGTGGCTGTGGAAGGATGAagatggaggaggaggaggaggaggagagagagtgtgAACAAAGATCCTGGTGTCAGAGACATTTTGAAGATGAGTGTCGAGTGTCTGAGGTTTTCGATGTTCTAGGTTTCGATGTTAAGGTTTTTATTTCGGAAACTACGATGAGAAGGTAATtcattttatctttttaattcagAAGGTAATTATTTCTTCAGTTTTCTTGTTACAGACTTACAGCAGTATGAGAAGGTATTGTTACTAAAGAAGTCCAAAATTTATTGCTGACCAAGTCTCAGGAAATATAAATTATCAGCTAATACTATCATCTTCTCTCCCTAGCCGCTAGGTTTTTTTTGCGTGAGAAGCTCAACCAAATCTCAAATCTCCTCTGTAATGACAGATCAGATCCAATCTCCTTCCCGTGGCAGTGCCTCTGTCCGTGGGAGTGGCTCCTCCTCTGTTCGTTCGTCAGGTTCGACTCGGGCGGTTCTTGGGCAGCGAGGTCAGGCTGCGGCATCTAACATGTACTCTTATCTTGTCGGACGATTGCTTGGTCTGAAACTAGCTGGCATCAAGGGAATGATGCCGGCAATCTAGGGACTCCGTCGTGGCCTTGCGGTTCACAACAAGGGTGATCggtttctattccaatttgacaatatgGCGGTTTGGGATTGAGTTTTCAACGGGGGTCTGTGGTATTATCGTAAGTTCGTAACATTATGCTAGTTCTGAATAAGTATGGTGGTATTACCCCAGTGGAGAAAGTTTGTTCGAACTGGTTACCCGGGTAGCAATTCATGGTGTTCCGGCCAACCTCAGTTACAAGAAGGTGTTGTACTACATTGGTGAATCTTTAGGGTTGGTGGTGCAATCGGATTTTTCTGCTATGAATCGTCGGACGGTGTTGCAACATGTTAAGATTCAGTTTGATGTGCAGGATCATATTTGTATATGGATGTTGTTCAAAGCTTTTGATTCTCTGAATATCGAGTTGTCGCTTGTGTTTGAGAAAATCAAGGGATTTTATAGAGCTTGTGAGCTTTTTCAACATGATGCATTGGGTTGTGATGAATTCCTCGTGCATGAATAAACATATATGCTTCAAGGTTTGTCTCTTGACTTGGCTGGGCTATCTCTTGCTTTTGGATCTTCTCTGACTTGGTCAAGATCAGGGGAAGACGTGTCTAGGATTTTGGCGAAAGGGTTGGAGATGAGTCTGCCAATGGTCGCCATGGATGCAGGGCTGGCGATTGTTGGTTTATTTGATGTCGTACCGAGCGAGTCTATGGCATTAGAGGTGTACTATGCTAAGCCATCGGTGGAGTCGAGTGGTAAGAGGGTGGAAACAAATCCCTTTAGTGATTCTCCATTTCATTTGGATTGTGTTGGTCATACTACTTCAAGTCGGTGGCTCCAACTCATGCCTTGGTGAATCATTATAAGAGGTTAGccacaactcaactccaacgCCCAAGGAAGAAATATATTAAATCCAATGTTATTTCGGTTGAAGAGAATATGGCCATTGTTGTGCAGCATAATgatggcaagttgtgggtgtCTCCTAAGATAAAACGTAAACCTAGTCGTCCTAAGGGTAGTGCAAACAAACTCAAGGCTGCAAGGGAATTGAAGTTGGGGCCTTCTGAAGATACCGAGAAGAAAGTTCATACACAAAAGAGGgtaataaagaagaagaaaactgtGACACATGCATCTAAGTCATATTTGGAGCATGTGGGACCGGTGGAGTCTGTGACTATTTTGGTTGCTGATTCTAATGGGGATCACAATGGTTATGTGATTCATATGGAGGAGGTGCATCATACAAGGGTATGTACTCCTATCTCTCCTTATGGAGAGTAGATTTTTTAATATACGAGGGTAAGTCTAAGTTCGTGTGGTTGAtaccttttaatttttttctacatTAGTTTAGGCTTGTTATTTAAAGCGTTATAAACAGTGTTGAAAATGTAGGTGAGTCATGGTCATATTGGCTAATTTTGTCTAGACTTTAGGATAGAGTCAAGAGATAGCTCTTTCTGTCGGCCCTTAGAGGTGTGTTAACTTGATTCTACTTACTGAATATATTTAGTTGACCTTttgattcaaaaaaaaaaggtccaCAATTTACTCATAACTATGAtgaaaacaaatttaaatGCTTGATTAGC encodes:
- the LOC126788003 gene encoding uncharacterized protein LOC126788003, which codes for MSLTPGSLFTLSLLLLLLLHLHPSTATSSLHSLLQSHGLPGGLFPNTVKSYNLDPMGRLEVHLDSSCMAKFENRVYFDNTVRANLSFGGLKGLEGLIQEELFLWLPVKGISVSDPSSGLILFDIGVAHKQLSLSLFEDPPLCNPQGVSVNEDVVMKTEFEAQR
- the LOC126788878 gene encoding transcription factor DYT1-like produces the protein MFVDHYLIDMEFEGSALDELYLSPDQEGSGGGGRMGHRRYNDEKDDSKYTSKNLNAERKRRAKLSDRLLKLRSLVPIITNMNKATIIDDSITYIHELQKNVNMLQYQLFELEALSSLEVPEPKSRKEEVDAAEKMKNCGIQAEVNVTQIDGNKLWIKAVFAKKRGGFTKLMEAMTEFGFELTDTSVTTSSGAMMVSSCVIGFHCDALAVEQTRELMLDIINGI